The following coding sequences are from one Notolabrus celidotus isolate fNotCel1 unplaced genomic scaffold, fNotCel1.pri scaffold_213_arrow_ctg1, whole genome shotgun sequence window:
- the LOC117809048 gene encoding extensin-like → MKEKVRESLPCSLAPLSGSAPAVCSLFSQTNKSSNKQVLQQPGPPTNKSSNKQVLQQTSPPTNKSSNNQVLQQPGPPRNNQVLTTRSSNNHVLQETTRSSNNQVLQETTRSSQPGPHHQVLTTRSSPPGPHNQVLQQPGPPTTTSSNNQVLQQPGPPTTTSSNNHVLQQPGPPTTRSSNNQVLQQPGPLTTRSSNNHVLQQPGPPTTRSSNNHVLQQPGPPTTRSSNNYVLKQPGPPTTRSSNNHVLQQPRPPTTRSSNNQVLQQPGPSTTRSSNNQVL, encoded by the exons ATGAAGGAAAAG GTCAGAGAATCACTACCCTGCAGCCTCGCTCCACTATCAGGGAGCGCCCCGGCTGTCTGCAGCCTGttctcacaaacaaacaagtcctCCAACAAACAAGTCCTCCAACAACCAGGTCCTCCAACAAACAAGTCCTCCAACAAACAAGTCCTCCAACAAACAAGTCCTCCAACAAACAAGTCCTCCAACAACCAGGTCCTCCAACAACCAGGTCCTCCAAGAAACAACCAGGTCCTCACAACCAGGTCCTCTAACAACCACGTCCTCCAAGAAACAACCAGGTCCTCCAACAACCAGGTCCTCCAAGAAACAACCAGGTCCTCACAACCAGGTCCTCACCACCAGGTCCTCACCACCAGGTCCTCACCACCAGGTCCTCACAACCAGGTCCTCCAACAACCAGGTCCTCCAACAACCACGTCCTCAAACAACCAGGTCCTCCAACAACCAGGTCCTCCAACAACCACGTCCTCCAACAACCACGTCCTCCAACAACCAGGTCCTCCAACAACCAGGTCCTCCAACAACCAGGTCCTTCAACAACCAGGTCCTCTAACAACCAGGTCCTCTAACAACCACGTCCTCCAACAACCAGGTCCTCCAACAACCAGGTCCTCTAACAACCACGTCCTCCAACAACCAGGTCCTCCAACAACCAGGTCCTCCAACAACTACGTCCTCAAACAACCAGGTCCTCCAACAACCAGGTCCTCCAACAACCACGTCCTCCAACAACCACGTCCTCCAACAACCAGGTCCTCCAACAACCAGGTCCTCCAACAACCAGGTCCTTCAACAACCAGGTCCTCTAACAACCAGGTCCTCTAA